One genomic region from Sphingobacteriales bacterium encodes:
- a CDS encoding sterol desaturase family protein, which produces MEKFSFYNPFDFNDPVAYAIPGFILLIVVEFFFYLRKKKQLTKDFYRDAAASLELGIGSTIIDLGIKAIAIGYLLWFFQFRLTDSVGPGSIEEFATLQWHKDRWYAWVLLFFCQDFTFYWYHRFAHEIRILWAAHVNHHSSQYMHFSTALRQSWLELLFKDAFYIPLALMGFHPLMILTMHQINLIYQFLPHTETVKRLPQWFEYLFNSPAHHRVHHSSEIRYLDKNYAGILIIWDRMFGTFRDEDENAFPVYGITKNIHTCNLLRITFHEVQNIVRDVRRAPTLTAKLHYIFDAPGWSHDGEDQRAKTLQRKL; this is translated from the coding sequence ATGGAAAAATTTTCTTTTTACAACCCGTTTGATTTTAATGATCCGGTAGCCTATGCGATTCCCGGTTTCATTTTGCTGATTGTCGTGGAGTTTTTCTTTTATTTAAGGAAGAAAAAACAGCTGACCAAAGATTTTTACAGAGATGCTGCTGCCAGTTTGGAATTAGGAATCGGCTCCACCATCATTGATTTAGGGATAAAGGCGATAGCAATCGGATACCTGCTTTGGTTTTTTCAGTTCAGGCTGACGGACAGCGTGGGGCCCGGAAGTATAGAGGAATTCGCTACCCTGCAGTGGCATAAGGATCGCTGGTATGCATGGGTGCTGCTGTTCTTCTGCCAGGATTTTACCTTTTACTGGTATCATCGCTTTGCCCATGAGATACGGATATTATGGGCGGCACATGTTAATCATCATTCCTCTCAATACATGCATTTCTCTACCGCATTGCGTCAGAGCTGGCTGGAATTATTGTTTAAGGATGCATTTTATATTCCGCTGGCTTTGATGGGATTTCATCCGCTGATGATTTTGACCATGCATCAGATTAACTTGATTTATCAGTTTCTGCCGCATACAGAGACTGTAAAACGGCTGCCGCAATGGTTTGAGTATCTGTTTAATTCACCGGCTCACCATCGTGTTCATCATTCCAGCGAAATCCGGTATCTGGATAAAAATTATGCAGGCATCCTGATTATCTGGGATCGTATGTTCGGCACTTTCCGGGATGAGGATGAGAATGCGTTTCCTGTATATGGCATTACGAAAAACATACATACCTGCAACTTGCTGCGCATTACGTTTCATGAAGTACAAAATATTGTCCGGGATGTACGTCGTGCACCGACGCTAACGGCAAAACTTCATTATATCTTTGATGCACCCGGCTGGAGCCACGACGGGGAGGACCAGCGGGCAAAAACACTGCAAAGAAAATTATAA
- a CDS encoding DUF3060 domain-containing protein, translated as MKYIFIFFVSVTVCMAQNNPTKPKSKPVSISIAADAINYAGSDKEDTLDADGKDVLIAGNNNKLVLTGNANKLLVTGKDNDLEVASVKEITVSGNGNFVAWERSGNASGKPLVKDSGGYNNIGKKSGNALNKSEN; from the coding sequence ATGAAGTATATCTTTATCTTCTTTGTCTCTGTAACGGTTTGCATGGCGCAAAACAATCCGACGAAGCCCAAATCAAAACCGGTAAGCATTTCCATTGCGGCAGATGCGATAAATTATGCCGGCAGTGATAAGGAAGATACGCTGGATGCAGATGGAAAAGATGTATTGATTGCAGGGAATAACAATAAGCTTGTTCTGACGGGGAATGCAAATAAATTACTGGTGACCGGCAAGGACAACGACCTGGAAGTCGCTTCCGTTAAAGAAATCACCGTGAGCGGAAATGGTAATTTTGTAGCCTGGGAGCGTTCCGGAAATGCTTCCGGAAAGCCCTTGGTAAAAGACAGTGGCGGGTATAATAATATAGGCAAGAAATCCGGAAATGCTTTGAATAAATCGGAAAACTGA
- a CDS encoding DUF1295 domain-containing protein has protein sequence MFTYLSLTTAIYCWILIALILFPIQLFVSAPYGRHTKTSWGPMLPNKLGWVLMEGWAPVVFLAVYGCFFKQDNYALLFAALYAAHYIHRSFIFPLRTRTDGKQMPLLIALSAMLFNSVNASINGYYLSALADYPADYYLHWNFIAGFVLFLAGFYINYKSDDILIHLRKPGETGYKIPNGFLFNYISCPNHFGEMLEWFGYLLMCWNLSSLSFFIWTASNLLPRALHHHKWYLHHFADYPKNRKSVIPFVF, from the coding sequence ATGTTTACATATTTATCCTTAACCACCGCCATCTATTGCTGGATACTGATCGCTCTTATTCTTTTTCCAATCCAACTTTTTGTATCTGCCCCATATGGCAGGCATACCAAAACATCCTGGGGACCCATGCTGCCCAATAAGCTGGGCTGGGTATTGATGGAGGGCTGGGCGCCGGTGGTTTTTCTGGCAGTGTATGGCTGCTTTTTTAAACAGGATAACTATGCTTTGCTTTTTGCGGCACTCTATGCGGCGCACTATATTCATAGAAGCTTTATTTTTCCGTTACGCACCCGCACAGACGGAAAACAGATGCCCTTGTTGATTGCCTTGTCGGCGATGTTGTTTAATTCGGTCAATGCAAGCATCAACGGATACTACCTCAGTGCATTGGCGGATTATCCTGCGGATTACTATTTGCATTGGAATTTTATTGCGGGTTTTGTTCTCTTTTTGGCGGGCTTTTATATTAATTACAAGTCCGATGATATCCTGATTCATTTGAGAAAACCGGGAGAGACGGGCTATAAGATTCCCAACGGTTTTTTATTCAACTACATATCCTGCCCCAACCATTTTGGAGAAATGCTGGAATGGTTCGGATACCTTTTGATGTGCTGGAATTTATCATCCCTGTCGTTCTTCATCTGGACGGCTTCCAATCTTCTTCCGAGAGCACTGCACCATCACAAATGGTATTTGCACCATTTTGCAGATTATCCGAAAAACAGGAAATCAGTGATTCCGTTTGTGTTCTAA
- a CDS encoding penicillin acylase family protein, whose protein sequence is MSVLNNIGGVLLKPIIKEMSRARLPKIDGQTYVKGLKEEVEIIRDEWGVAHIYAQNMNDLLFAQGFVHAQDRLFQMELNRKVARGRLSELLGKAALDTDRIARTMGYERVAKQDWELFGEEEQQIIMDYCNGINAYLKSADFKLPVEFSLIKHQPEPWDPMDVASFSRLLISLLTWGWYDEIIRAKLIEAVGPEAAAELDNTYPKDNPVTLPKGIEFNMLDISGKFEAMTGPYMPQVNGSNAWTVSGSNTKTGKPFLCNDPHLTLKNPNIWYMNHLHCPGLHASGVTSPALPMVQIGHNEKIGWGITLSYTDIEDVFVEKFTDETCTSYIHEGKLKETNVIEEKIFIKDEKMPHIEKVYETVHGTLISDVTGHSNMKLTLCSLAYQPGTATKGWFLLNRAGSWNEFVEGVKHITAPGLNIVYADVEGNIGYYNSGKVPLRDKATASVPQPGWTGEHDWKGFVPFEEMPHVLNPEKGHVVTANHKIEPDDFPYFLGDIYMNGYRANRLERMIQRKDKLEPKDFTEMQMDFYCTPGQLFAQHFKNLQMENAELQRYADMLVAWDGVLDAERVEGSLYKVGKLMVVKKLFESAIDDKKLIDELLGRGFHTIFGPVNSYLGHNTPILLRILDNPDSFWLQKAGGMEKLLKDGFKNAIDWLKLNYGTKSEKWKWGHLHAIVFPHAMAAQPPLDKVFNLGPFPIGGDTDTPFQTFIMASEGFGGELAAPSYRQIVDFSDFDASTVVMPLGNSENMASPFYKNQLRDWLEGRSYPMCWSKEKVNQHTKYVLKLKKLS, encoded by the coding sequence ATGTCAGTATTGAATAATATAGGGGGAGTCTTATTGAAACCCATTATCAAAGAAATGAGCAGGGCGCGTCTGCCCAAGATAGACGGCCAGACATACGTGAAGGGATTGAAAGAGGAAGTGGAAATCATCCGGGATGAATGGGGTGTTGCCCATATCTATGCCCAGAATATGAATGATTTGTTGTTTGCACAGGGTTTTGTACATGCTCAGGACCGATTGTTCCAGATGGAGTTAAACAGAAAGGTGGCGAGAGGGAGATTGAGTGAGTTGTTGGGCAAGGCAGCCCTGGATACAGATCGGATCGCCCGAACCATGGGATACGAGCGTGTAGCGAAGCAGGATTGGGAATTGTTTGGGGAGGAAGAACAGCAGATCATCATGGATTATTGCAACGGCATCAATGCGTATCTGAAAAGCGCGGATTTTAAGCTGCCGGTCGAATTTTCACTCATCAAACACCAGCCGGAACCCTGGGACCCGATGGATGTGGCATCTTTCAGCAGACTCTTGATTTCCTTACTGACCTGGGGATGGTACGATGAAATCATACGGGCGAAATTAATTGAAGCGGTAGGACCGGAAGCGGCGGCCGAACTGGATAATACCTACCCCAAAGACAACCCGGTGACTTTGCCTAAAGGCATTGAATTCAATATGCTGGATATTTCCGGCAAATTTGAAGCGATGACAGGACCCTATATGCCGCAGGTAAACGGCAGCAATGCCTGGACGGTGAGTGGCAGCAATACAAAGACGGGAAAGCCGTTCTTATGCAACGACCCGCATCTTACCTTAAAGAATCCGAATATCTGGTATATGAATCATCTGCATTGCCCGGGATTGCATGCAAGTGGTGTCACTTCCCCTGCCTTGCCGATGGTGCAGATAGGGCACAATGAAAAAATCGGATGGGGGATTACCCTGTCTTATACGGATATAGAAGATGTGTTTGTAGAGAAATTTACGGATGAAACCTGTACCAGCTATATCCATGAAGGAAAGCTGAAAGAAACGAATGTCATTGAAGAGAAAATTTTCATCAAGGATGAAAAAATGCCGCATATTGAAAAAGTGTATGAAACGGTGCATGGTACCTTAATTTCAGATGTGACCGGGCATTCGAATATGAAGCTCACGTTATGTTCACTGGCTTATCAGCCGGGTACCGCCACCAAAGGGTGGTTCCTGCTGAACAGAGCGGGCAGCTGGAATGAATTTGTGGAAGGGGTGAAGCATATCACAGCACCCGGATTGAACATCGTGTATGCGGATGTGGAAGGAAATATCGGTTATTATAATTCGGGCAAAGTGCCGTTGCGCGATAAAGCGACCGCCTCCGTTCCGCAGCCCGGCTGGACAGGGGAACACGACTGGAAGGGGTTTGTACCTTTTGAAGAGATGCCGCACGTGCTGAACCCTGAAAAGGGGCATGTGGTAACGGCCAACCACAAGATAGAGCCGGATGATTTTCCTTATTTTCTGGGAGACATTTACATGAACGGATATCGCGCGAACCGCCTCGAGAGAATGATTCAGCGCAAAGACAAACTGGAACCTAAAGATTTTACCGAGATGCAGATGGATTTCTACTGTACGCCCGGTCAATTGTTCGCGCAGCACTTTAAAAATCTGCAGATGGAAAATGCCGAATTGCAGCGGTATGCCGATATGCTGGTGGCGTGGGATGGTGTGCTGGACGCGGAACGGGTTGAAGGAAGCTTGTATAAAGTGGGGAAACTGATGGTGGTGAAGAAATTATTTGAATCAGCCATTGACGATAAAAAACTCATTGATGAATTATTGGGCAGAGGCTTTCACACCATCTTCGGGCCGGTTAACTCTTACCTTGGCCACAACACGCCAATCTTGCTGAGAATATTAGATAACCCGGATTCTTTCTGGCTGCAAAAGGCAGGCGGTATGGAAAAGTTACTCAAAGACGGGTTTAAAAATGCGATAGACTGGCTGAAGCTCAATTATGGCACCAAATCTGAAAAATGGAAATGGGGTCACCTGCATGCTATTGTCTTTCCGCATGCGATGGCAGCCCAGCCTCCGTTGGATAAGGTGTTCAACTTAGGGCCATTTCCGATTGGCGGCGATACGGATACCCCTTTCCAGACGTTTATCATGGCGTCCGAAGGTTTTGGCGGTGAACTGGCGGCGCCCTCGTATCGGCAGATTGTGGACTTTTCTGACTTTGACGCTTCGACGGTAGTGATGCCTTTAGGAAACTCTGAAAATATGGCCAGTCCGTTCTATAAAAATCAATTGAGGGATTGGTTGGAAGGGCGCAGTTATCCGATGTGCTGGTCGAAGGAGAAAGTCAACCAACATACGAAGTATGTCTTGAAACTAAAAAAATTATCTTAA
- a CDS encoding M42 family metallopeptidase, whose protein sequence is MKTNVKLLAQICEVAGAPGYEQRVRELVLKNIKGVADKIEQDNIGNIYAIKKGKDSSKRVMIAAHMDEIGFIVKHIDENGFLRFHTLGGFDPKTLTAQRVIVHGKKDLVGVMGSKPIHIMTAEEKTKHVQTSDFFIDLGLPYKEVIKYVSVGNVITRDRQLIEMGECVNCKSIDNRVSVYILIETLKLLKDCPYDVYCVFSVQEEVGIRGANVAAHNINPSFGFGLDTTIAYDLPDSKPEEQVTKLGHGVAIKIMDASTICDYRMIQYQKEIAAKFKIKWQPEVLPMGGTDTAGIQRNGKTGAIAGAISIPTRHLHQVIEMAHKSDIEGAVLLLKHSVENLHKFDWRLK, encoded by the coding sequence ATGAAAACAAATGTAAAATTATTGGCGCAGATATGCGAAGTCGCAGGTGCGCCGGGCTATGAACAACGTGTCCGTGAGTTGGTTCTCAAAAACATAAAAGGTGTTGCAGATAAGATAGAACAGGATAACATAGGCAATATCTACGCCATCAAAAAAGGAAAAGACAGCAGCAAACGCGTCATGATTGCCGCCCATATGGATGAGATAGGTTTTATCGTTAAACATATTGACGAGAACGGTTTCTTACGCTTCCATACCTTAGGCGGCTTTGACCCCAAAACCTTAACCGCACAGCGCGTGATTGTACATGGAAAGAAAGACCTCGTGGGTGTGATGGGCAGCAAACCTATCCACATCATGACCGCTGAAGAGAAAACCAAACATGTGCAAACCAGTGATTTCTTTATTGACCTGGGCTTACCCTACAAGGAAGTCATCAAATATGTTTCCGTGGGCAATGTGATTACCCGCGACCGCCAGCTGATAGAGATGGGTGAATGCGTGAACTGCAAATCCATTGACAACAGGGTATCCGTATATATCCTGATTGAGACCCTGAAACTGCTGAAGGATTGTCCGTATGATGTATATTGTGTATTCTCCGTTCAGGAAGAAGTGGGCATACGCGGCGCCAATGTAGCGGCACATAATATCAATCCATCGTTTGGATTCGGCCTGGATACCACCATCGCCTACGACCTGCCGGATTCCAAACCGGAAGAGCAGGTGACCAAATTAGGGCATGGTGTTGCCATTAAGATTATGGATGCATCCACCATCTGCGATTACCGCATGATACAATATCAGAAAGAAATAGCTGCCAAATTCAAGATTAAGTGGCAGCCGGAAGTGTTGCCGATGGGCGGTACCGATACGGCAGGCATCCAGCGCAATGGAAAGACCGGTGCCATCGCCGGCGCCATTTCCATCCCTACCCGCCACCTGCACCAGGTGATTGAAATGGCGCATAAGTCGGATATCGAAGGAGCTGTTTTACTGCTGAAACACAGCGTGGAAAACCTGCATAAGTTTGATTGGAGGTTGAAGTAA
- a CDS encoding IS3 family transposase (programmed frameshift): protein MKKTRFTETQIVSILRQQEGGRATKELCRENGISEATFYNWKSKYGGMEASDVRRLKELEEENSRLKRMFAELSMDHAILKDVISQKRLGPCKQRELTESIVKDYEVPVSRACKMTSLPRSGYYYQSRKDDSEVITLLQDLAFKHPSYGFRKLFAYIRRAGKDWNHKRVYRVYKLLKLNRKRRGKRRLPARVKQPLTQQSHINQSWSMDFMSDSMVGNRKFRTFNVMDDGSREVLAIEVDTSLSAKRVIRTLQQIIRHRGKPQMIRTDNGPEFTSKDFELWCTDNEIKLQYIQPGRPMQNAYIERFNRLYREAVLDAYLFFDLAEVRTLTDEWIEEYNHRRPHESLQNQTPNEWKINLLNQPNTLNCTV, encoded by the exons ATGAAAAAGACACGATTTACGGAGACGCAGATAGTTTCCATTTTACGACAACAGGAAGGTGGCAGAGCCACCAAGGAGCTATGCCGGGAGAACGGCATCTCAGAGGCTACCTTTTACAACTGGAAGAGCAAGTACGGAGGTATGGAAGCCTCTGATGTACGAAGGCTCAAAGAGTTAGAAGAGGAAAATTCAAGGCTGAAGCGGATGTTTGCTGAATTGAGCATGGATCATGCCATTTTAAAGGATGTTATATC TCAAAAAAGGCTGGGGCCCTGTAAACAGAGGGAACTGACGGAATCCATCGTAAAGGATTACGAAGTTCCGGTGAGCAGGGCCTGTAAGATGACCTCATTACCACGTTCCGGTTATTACTATCAAAGCAGAAAAGACGATTCGGAGGTAATTACCCTATTGCAGGATTTAGCCTTTAAACATCCTTCGTATGGGTTCAGGAAGTTGTTTGCCTATATACGCAGAGCAGGTAAAGACTGGAATCATAAGCGGGTATATCGGGTATATAAACTCTTAAAGCTGAATAGAAAACGAAGAGGTAAAAGACGGCTGCCGGCAAGGGTAAAACAACCGCTGACACAACAGAGCCATATCAATCAAAGCTGGAGTATGGACTTTATGAGCGACAGTATGGTAGGCAACAGAAAATTCAGAACGTTTAATGTGATGGATGACGGCTCCAGAGAAGTACTGGCTATAGAGGTAGATACCTCCCTTTCAGCAAAGAGAGTCATAAGGACATTGCAACAAATTATCAGACACAGAGGAAAACCACAAATGATAAGAACAGACAACGGACCGGAATTTACGTCCAAAGACTTTGAACTATGGTGTACAGACAATGAAATCAAACTTCAATATATACAACCCGGAAGACCAATGCAGAATGCCTATATAGAACGATTTAACCGATTGTATCGGGAAGCGGTGTTAGATGCGTACTTGTTTTTTGATCTGGCTGAAGTAAGAACACTCACCGATGAATGGATAGAAGAATACAATCACAGACGACCACACGAATCTTTACAAAATCAAACACCCAATGAATGGAAAATTAATTTATTAAATCAACCAAATACTCTAAATTGCACTGTCTGA
- a CDS encoding helix-turn-helix domain-containing protein, with protein sequence MNRTFKQLTAEQRYQIATLLSKQFNQKQIAEYIGKSTSCVSRRLPEIRCIPADMMLRMHISTLCSGIRSSKSINTLRTRTIAGSPSLQQELSPSKSAAV encoded by the coding sequence ATGAATCGTACATTTAAACAACTCACCGCAGAGCAAAGGTATCAAATAGCTACCTTATTGTCAAAACAATTCAATCAGAAGCAGATTGCCGAATACATTGGTAAGAGTACGTCATGTGTCAGCAGGAGATTGCCAGAAATAAGATGTATTCCGGCAGATATGATGCTAAGAATGCACATCAGTACGCTGTGTTCAGGCATCAGATCAAGCAAAAGCATAAATACTTTACGGACTCGTACAATTGCTGGTAGCCCATCTTTACAACAAGAGCTATCACCGAGCAAATCAGCTGCCGTCTAA